The following coding sequences lie in one Phragmites australis chromosome 8, lpPhrAust1.1, whole genome shotgun sequence genomic window:
- the LOC133927771 gene encoding uncharacterized protein LOC133927771 — MSWAGLSHKKATCPGSLARAALLLQTTELHNSYTWLWSAEAIWPTRRRSRTIVASAVSALVFCFVRGAFVRTGGNSAAVRARGGGGGNERAPAGRGDAGATRGRERKRHFPCWWASEFEVATEMETEPWRWRWRSTTLYIDDFIFYWKFYSRFAAFPVCHGNCSR; from the exons ATGAGCTGGGCCGGCTTGTCCCATAAAAAGGCCACCTGCCCAGGCTCGCTGGCTCGCGCGGCTTTGCTACTGCAGACCACCGAACTGCACAACAG ttaCACGTGGCTGTGGAGTGCGGAAGCCATTTGGCCGACCCGGAGACGAAGCAGAACGATCGTCGCATCCGCCGTCTCCGCCCTTGTCTTCTGCTTCGTTCGCGGCGCCTTCGTCCGTACCGGAGGCAACTCCGCCGCGGTGCGGGCGCGTGGCGGTGGTGGGGGAAACGAGCGCGCGCCGGCCGGACGCGGGGATGCTGGGGCCACGAGAGGCCGAGAGAG GAAACGCCATTTCCCGTGTTGGTGGGCCTCGGAGTTTGAAGTCGCAACCGAAATGGAGACGGAGCcgtggaggtggcggtggcggtcgACCA CTTTGTACATAGACGACTTCATTTTCTACTGGAAATTTTACTCGAGGTTTGCCGCATTCCCTGTTTGTCATGGCAACTGCAGTAGATGA
- the LOC133927174 gene encoding bZIP transcription factor RISBZ5-like isoform X2 gives MKKCASELELEAFIREGGGDAGGFDEPGGGRASSGVFSPAGVQPDIGFGDPNTMDASSDDNQWWPRSIRTPRPDASTAVEWQTASISASPRGTTSPNHGHESESDSDSESLIDVERGPCERGTKTMETKRIRRMVSNRESARRSRSRKQSQLAELESQVEQLKGENATVFRQLAEANQQFTTAVTDNRILKSDVEALRVKVKMAEDMAARSAMSCGLGDLGLAPFLNSRKMCQALGMLTVTGLDLLGSDSCFRGQAPARQVQNSPVQSTASLESLDNRKSSEVTSCAADMWP, from the exons ATGAAGAAGTGCGCGTCGGAGCTGGAGTTGGAGGCGTTCATCCGGGAAGGCGGTGGCGACGCCGGAGGTTTCGACGAGCCCGGAGGAGGGCGCGCCAGCAGCGGCGTGTTCTCGCCCGCCGGCGTACAGCCCGACATCGGTTTCGGCGACCCG AACACCATGGATGCAAGCAGTGACGACAACCAGTGGTGGCCCAGGAGCATCCGTACGCCGCGCCCAGACGCGTCGACCGCGGTCGAGTGGCAAACGGCGTCCATCTCTG CTAGCCCCAGGGGAACCACCTCACCAAATCACGGTCATGAGAGTGAGTCAGACTCCGACAGCGAATCGTTGATTGATGTAGAGAGAGGTCCATGTGAACGAGGCACCAAAACCATGGAAACAAAGCGAATAAGAAG GATGGTGTCCAACAGGGAGTCCGCTCGCCGTTCCAGGAGTAGAAAGCAGTCACAATTAGCTGAACTCGAGTCACAG GTCGAACAACTTAAAGGTGAAAATGCAACTGTGTTCAGGCAACTTGCAGAGGCCAACCAGCAGTTCACTACCGCGGTCACAGACAACAGAATCCTCAAATCGGATGTAGAAGCCTTAAGAGTCAAG GTAAAAATGGCAGAGGATATGGCAGCTAGAAGCGCAATGTCCTGCGGCCTAGGTGACCTCGGTCTGGCACCATTTCTGAACTCAAGGAAGATGTGCCAAGCGTTGGGTATGCTCACAGTCACAGGGTTGGACTTGCTAGGGAGTGATTCATGCTTCAGAGGTCAAGCCCCAGCTCGACAAGTTCAGAACTCGCCGGTTCAAAGCACTGCAAGCCTAGAGAGTCTAGATAACCGGAAGTCCAGCGAGGTGACGAGCTGCGCGGCAGACATGTGGCCTTGA
- the LOC133927174 gene encoding bZIP transcription factor RISBZ5-like isoform X1: MKKCASELELEAFIREGGGDAGGFDEPGGGRASSGVFSPAGVQPDIGFGDPNTMDASSDDNQWWPRSIRTPRPDASTAVEWQTASISAASPRGTTSPNHGHESESDSDSESLIDVERGPCERGTKTMETKRIRRMVSNRESARRSRSRKQSQLAELESQVEQLKGENATVFRQLAEANQQFTTAVTDNRILKSDVEALRVKVKMAEDMAARSAMSCGLGDLGLAPFLNSRKMCQALGMLTVTGLDLLGSDSCFRGQAPARQVQNSPVQSTASLESLDNRKSSEVTSCAADMWP, encoded by the exons ATGAAGAAGTGCGCGTCGGAGCTGGAGTTGGAGGCGTTCATCCGGGAAGGCGGTGGCGACGCCGGAGGTTTCGACGAGCCCGGAGGAGGGCGCGCCAGCAGCGGCGTGTTCTCGCCCGCCGGCGTACAGCCCGACATCGGTTTCGGCGACCCG AACACCATGGATGCAAGCAGTGACGACAACCAGTGGTGGCCCAGGAGCATCCGTACGCCGCGCCCAGACGCGTCGACCGCGGTCGAGTGGCAAACGGCGTCCATCTCTG CAGCTAGCCCCAGGGGAACCACCTCACCAAATCACGGTCATGAGAGTGAGTCAGACTCCGACAGCGAATCGTTGATTGATGTAGAGAGAGGTCCATGTGAACGAGGCACCAAAACCATGGAAACAAAGCGAATAAGAAG GATGGTGTCCAACAGGGAGTCCGCTCGCCGTTCCAGGAGTAGAAAGCAGTCACAATTAGCTGAACTCGAGTCACAG GTCGAACAACTTAAAGGTGAAAATGCAACTGTGTTCAGGCAACTTGCAGAGGCCAACCAGCAGTTCACTACCGCGGTCACAGACAACAGAATCCTCAAATCGGATGTAGAAGCCTTAAGAGTCAAG GTAAAAATGGCAGAGGATATGGCAGCTAGAAGCGCAATGTCCTGCGGCCTAGGTGACCTCGGTCTGGCACCATTTCTGAACTCAAGGAAGATGTGCCAAGCGTTGGGTATGCTCACAGTCACAGGGTTGGACTTGCTAGGGAGTGATTCATGCTTCAGAGGTCAAGCCCCAGCTCGACAAGTTCAGAACTCGCCGGTTCAAAGCACTGCAAGCCTAGAGAGTCTAGATAACCGGAAGTCCAGCGAGGTGACGAGCTGCGCGGCAGACATGTGGCCTTGA
- the LOC133925983 gene encoding SKP1-like protein 1 gives MASAGESGDGADGKGVTTITIISSDNEAFEVLEAAASMSLTIRHLIEDGCADGGIPLPNVTAGILAKVLEYCSKHVAAVAASSEAGSSSNAADAAAAPEKEEDLASFDKAFIDVEQDTLYDLLMAANYLEVKGLLDLACQKVADMIKGKTPDAIRQTFKIKNDFSPEQEEKIREENQWAFE, from the coding sequence ATGGCTTCGGCCGGCGAGTCCGGAGACGGCGCCGACGGGAAGGGCGTGACGACGATCACGATCATCAGCTCGGACAATGAGGCGTTCGAGGtgctggaggcggcggcgagcatGTCGCTTACCATCCGCCACTTGATCGAGGACGGCTGCGCCGACGGCGGCATCCCGCTCCCCAACGTCACCGCTGGCATCCTCGCCAAGGTCCTCGAGTACTGCAGCAAGcacgtcgccgccgtcgccgcgagCTCCGAGGCCGGAAGCTCCTCCAACGCCGCCGATGCTGCCGCAGCAccagagaaggaggaggatctGGCAAGCTTCGACAAGGCGTTCATCGACGTGGAGCAGGACACGCTGTACGACCTCCTGATGGCCGCCAACTACCTCGAGGTCAAGGGCTTGCTGGACCTCGCCTGCCAGAAGGTCGCCGACATGATCAAGGGCAAGACGCCGGACGCGATCAGGCAGACGTTCAAAATCAAGAACGACTTCTCGCCCGAGCAGGAGGAGAAGATCCGCGAGGAGAATCAATGGGCCTTCGAGTAG